A single region of the Betta splendens chromosome 12, fBetSpl5.4, whole genome shotgun sequence genome encodes:
- the fbxw5 gene encoding F-box/WD repeat-containing protein 5 gives MECDQVLPDSLVLEIFLRLPHDAVLRAGLTCKQWLAVSRDEFLWRALFYNYYRIPRCVPRHPAAVSWYREFRRLFDCIPCVEVQTLREHSDQVLHLAFSHRGHRFSSCSKDCTVKLWDTERSDGNISLVHSSSMRQFNWGYTQFSQFNADDSLLLVSGVYLGPHHSSSGEIAVISLDNYTLLSRVRNKPYDVFGCWLNETHLISGNLHWIGNMTSCSVLWLNKAFQDIESENVNVVKRLFKIQNINASTIRTVMVAHCRRHDNPDLLLDYEAQSQARRQKDQQKHQPLFFDLGTSGSEEDEDEEEEEDDEYHREARHHGRSTARIPQATISGLDHVMRSCKNVGSRELEIETHVAQMMGRAHTKAPDSNLIESGEQEDKTYLLFTTGSLTYSPHQIGIKRIKPDQMTTSGPVLGEERSSDEFFDSLDHVIDIHGHIIGMGLSPDHRYLYVNSRAWPAGCVISDPMSPPPIAEEIDLHVIDLKNLREERRSLRAHRAFTPNDECFFIFLDVSRDFVASGAEDKHGYIWDRHYNICLARLAHDDVVNSVAFSPADQELLLSASDDSTIKVWRSPRMVRLAQTPARPLRPRNLLSSWLSRNKNSTSASSVGGKP, from the exons ATGGAGTGCGACCAAGTTTTACCGGACAGCCTGGTGTTGGAGATCTTCCTTCGTCTGCCTCATGATGCTGTGCTGAGAGCTGGTCTGACCTGTAAACAGTGGCTGGCTGTCTCCAGAGATGAGTTCCTCTGGAGAGCGCTGTTCTACAACTACTACCGCATCCCGCGCTGCGTACCCCGACACCCAG CGGCTGTGTCATGGTACAGAGAGTTCAGGCGTCTGTTTGACTGCATCCCTTGTGTGGAGGTTCAGACACTAAGAGAACACAGCGACCAAGTCCTCCACTTGGCTTTCTCTCACAGGGGCCATCGGTTCTCATCCTGCTCTAAAGACTGTACTGTCAAG CTGTGGGACACAGAACGATCTGATGGTAACATCTCACTGGTGCACAGTTCCAGCATGCGACAGTTCAATTGGGGTTACACCCAGTTCTCCCAGTTTAATGCTGATGACAGTCTGCTTCTCGTATCTGGTGTTTACCTGGGCCCACATCACTCCTCTTCTGGAGAAATTGCTGTGATCAGTCTCG ATAATTACACACTTCTGTCCCGCGTGAGGAATAAACCATATGATGTGTTTGGCTGCTGGCTGAATGAGACCCATCTGATCTCTGGGAACCTGCACTGGATAGGCAACATGACGTCCTGTTCTGTGCTCTGGCTTAATAAAGCTTTTCAG GATATTGAATCGGAGAATGTCAATGTGGTGAAACGCCTTTTCAAGATTCAGAACATTAATGCCAGCACTATTCGTACCGTCATGGTTGCCCATTGCCGTCGTCATGACAACCCAGACTTGTTGCTGGACTATGAGGCTCAGTCTCAGGCTCGCAGGCAGAAAGATCAGCAGAAGCACCAGCCGCTCTTTTTTGACCTGGGTACCTCTGGCAGTGAagaagacgaggacgaggaggaggaggaagacgatgaGTATCATAGAGAAGCAAGACATCATGGTCGTTCCACTGCCCGCATCCCCCAAGCCACCATCTCTGGTCTCGACCATGTTATGCGG AGTTGTAAAAATGTTGGATCCAGAGAGCTGGAGATTGAAACCCATGTGGCTCAGATGATGGGCAGAGCCCATACAAAAGCACCGGATTCCAACCTAATTGAGAGCGGAGAGCAAGAAGATAAGACTTATTTACTCTTCACCACTGGCAGCCTTACGTACTCCCCTCACCAGATTG GGATTAAACGAATCAAGCCTGATCAGATGACAACTAGTGGCCCAGTCCTTGGTGAAGAGCGAAGTTCAGATGAGTTTTTCGATTCCTTGGATCATGTAATTGATATCCATGGACACATCATTGGTATGGGCCTTTCTCCAGACCACAG GTACCTGTATGTGAACAGCCGAGCTTGGCCGGCCGGATGCGTGATCTCTGACCCCATGTCTCCACCTCCCATTGCTGAGGAGATAGACCTGCATGTCATCGACCTGAAGaatctgagggaggaaaggaggagtcTTCGTGCTCACAGAGCCTTCACGCCCAACGATGagtgtttttttatctttctaGACGTCAGCAGGGACTTTGTTGCCAG TGGAGCAGAGGACAAGCACGGCTACATCTGGGACAGGCACTACAACATCTGTCTTGCACGTCTGGCCCATGACGACGTAGTGAACTCAGTAGCATTTAGCCCTGCTGATCaagagctgctgctctctgctagCGATGACTCTACCATTAAAGTGTGGCGCTCGCCACGCATGGTCCGTCTAGCACAGACTCCGGCAAGACCGCTGAGGCCTCGGAACCTCCTGTCATCCTGGCTGAGCCGCAACAAAAACTCCACATCTGCCAGCAGTGTCGGTGGAAAACCATGA
- the LOC114867437 gene encoding PR domain zinc finger protein 12-like: protein MGSVLPADALALKSGFKCPSRALSDVITSDILHSFLYGRWRNVLGEHLTEERQSSSPKTAFTAEVLAQSFAGEVQKLSSLVLPSEVIIAQSSIPGEGLGIFSKTWIKAGTEMGPFTGRVLSPEHVDLLKNNNLMWEVFNEDGTVRYFIDASQEDQRSWMTYIKCARNEQEQNLEVVQIGSSIFYKAVETIPPDQELLVWYGNTHNTFLGIPGVPGVEEEHQKKSRNDESHSCDGSSSCSPSSSASSSSSAATTAGRMRCVICHRGFNSRSNLRSHMRIHTLDKPFVCRFCNRRFSQSSTLRNHVRLHTGERPYKCHVCQSAYSQLAGLRAHQKSARHKPVAAGADAAPQVSPPPPQISAIAHQHPMPLVHHIPTMVL, encoded by the exons ATGGGCTCCGTGCTTCCCGCCGACGCTCTGGCCCTCAAGTCTGGATTTAAGTGTCCGAGCCGCGCTCTGTCGGACGTGATCACGTCGGACATCCTGCACAGCTTCCTGTACGGCAGGTGGAGGAACGTGCTGGGCGAACACCTGACGGAGGAGCggcagagcagcagccccaAGACCGCCTTCACCGCCGAGGTGCTGGCGCAGTCTTTCGCTGGAG AGGTGCAGAAGCTGTCCAGCCTGGTGCTGCCCAGCGAGGTGATCATCGCCCAGAGCTCCATCCCCGGAGAAGGTCTGGGCATCTTCTCAAAGACCTGGATCAAAGCCGGAACCGAAATGGGCCCATTCACTGGGAGAGTCTTGTCCCCTGAACACGTGGACCTGCTCAAGAATAACAACCTAATGTGGGAG GTGTTTAACGAAGACGGCACCGTGCGTTATTTCATCGACGCGAGTcaggaggatcagcgcagctgGATGACCTACATCAAGTGCGCCAGGAACGAACAGGAGCAGAACCTGGAGGTGGTGCAGATCGGCAGCAGCATCTTCTACAAGGCGGTGGAG ACCATTCCTCCAGACCAGGAGCTTCTTGTCTGGTATGGGAACACCCACAACACATTCCTGGGAATCCCTGGAGTTCCTGGAGTCGAGGAGGAGCAccagaaaaaaagcagaaatg ATGAGTCCCACTCCTGTGACGGCTCTTCCTCgtgctcgccctcctcctccgcctcctcctcctcctccgcggccACCACCGCCGGCCGCATGCGCTGCGTCATCTGCCACCGCGGCTTCAACTCCCGCAGCAACCTGCGCTCGCACATGCGCATCCACACGCTGGACAAGCCGTTCGTGTGCCGCTTCTGCAACCGCCGCTTCAGCCAGTCGTCCACGCTGCGCAACCACGTGCGCCTGCACACCGGCGAGCGGCCCTACAAGTGCCACGTGTGCCAGAGCGCCTACTCGCAGCTCGCCGGCCTGAGAGCGCACCAGAAGAGCGCGCGGCACAAGCCGGTGGCGGCCGGCGCCGACGCGGCCCCCCAGGTGTCGCCCCCCCCGCCGCAGATTAGCGCCATAGCGCACCAGCACCCGATGCCCCTCGTGCACCACATCCCCACCATGGTGCTATGA